One Watersipora subatra chromosome 4, tzWatSuba1.1, whole genome shotgun sequence genomic window carries:
- the LOC137392966 gene encoding uncharacterized protein: protein MRKSIEPGLKLAATLHHLAEGSSHAAISAHYRLGRSTVSQIIDDTCVALWTVLQPIYLKPPSGPDEWRAIAEGFERWNFPHCLGSIDGKHIIIQKPKHSGSMFWNYKQRDSIVLLAVCDASYRFTLIDIGQPGSNSDGGIWESSEFRRGLDNDQVNLPESEPLVAYEEAGDFPYMFVADEAFPLKPYIMRPFPGRALDSVPKRIFNYRLSRARRIIENTFGVLSRRWQILFKMIQADQEKATNLVRAMCVLHNFLRTVNDTSYTPPGYLDIPNPDGSITPGFWRSQTHPPSDQPNRTQLRRGGTAEAAGIRDRLVQYFSSPQGSVSWQDAHINQR from the exons ATGAGGAAGTCAATAGAGCCAGGACTGAAGCTGGCAGCCACACTTCACCACCTAGCTGAAGGAAGTTCTCACGCAGCCATCTCAGCTCACTACCGCTTGGGCAGATCAACAGTCTCCCAGATAATTGATGACACATGTGTCGCACTGTGGACTGTGCTGCAGCCCATTTACCTCAAACCTCCCTCAGGGCCAGATGAATGGAGGGCAATCGCTGAAGG ttttgAAAGATGGAACTTCCCTCACTGCCTTGGTAGTATTGACGGGAAGCACATCATCATTCAGAAGCCAAAGCACTCTGGCTCCATGTTCTGGAACTACAAACAGAGAGACAGTATCGTCCTACTAGCTGTATGTGATGCTTCATACAGATTCACCCTCATCGACATTGGTCAACCAGGAAGTAATAGTGATGGGGGAATATGGGAGTCATCCGAGTTTAGAAGAGGCTTGGATAATG ATCAAGTTAATCTGCCAGAGAGTGAGCCGTTGGTGGCTTATGAAGAAGCTGGAGACTTTCCCTACATGTTTGTGGCAGATGAGGCATTCCCTCTGAAACCATATATTATGAGGCCATTCCCAGGTCGAGCCCTCGATTCGGTGCCCAAGAGAATCTTCAACTACAGACTCTCTCGTGCACGGCGCATCATAGAAAACACGTTTG GAGTCCTATCTCGTCGATGGCAAATCTTGTTTAAGATGATTCAGGCAGACCAAGAGAAGGCAACAAACCTAGTTCGCGCCATGTGTGTGTTACACAACTTTCTGCGCACGGTGAACGACACCAGCTACACACCACCAGGTTACCTGGACATTCCAAACCCAGACGGCTCCATCACACCTGGTTTCTGGCGTTCACAAACACACCCACCCTCCGACCAGCCAAACCGAACGCAGCTACGAAGAGGTGGGACTGCAGAGGCAGCAGGAATCAGAGACAGACTTGTGCAGTATTTTTCAAGCCCACAGGGCTCGGTCTCATGGCAAGATGCCCATATTAACCAAAGATAA
- the LOC137392968 gene encoding ribonuclease H2 subunit A-like, translating into MAGRSKNISSSAHYKCTNSMSIKKYDDNNLHNHIAESVTHAKAKELECWLGIDEAGRGPVLGPMVYGVAYSPLDNKGDLKEMGFADSKTLSEPQRDKMFDELNARTDAIGWMVKILSPHYISTCMLRRSKYNLNELSHDTAIELIQSVLKKGVRVKEVYVDTVGDPDKYQKKLKILFPDLEITVAKKADATYSIVSAASICAKVARDKATQNWKFAEKVELTEDYGSGYPGDPKTKEFLAKNVDRVFGFSKLVRFSWSTASKLLDERAVPVRWADDEEEPSSKKRKSISTYFTVNTPTIQVVPHRYFRERQLVSCTSI; encoded by the exons ATGGCGGGTAGATCGAAAAATATTAGCAGCTCTGCGCATTACAAATGCACAAATTCTATGAGCATAAAAAAATACGACGACAACAATTTGCACAATCATATTGCAGAATCTGTTACTCACGCAAAAGCCAAAGAATTAGAATGCTGGTTGGGTATCGATGAAGCTGGCAGAGGCCCTGTTTTGG GCCCAATGGTTTATGGAGTTGCTTACAGCCCACTCGATAACAAGGGAGATCTCAAAGAGATGGGATTTGCAG ATTCCAAAACATTGTCTGAGCCTCAGAGAGATAAAATGTTCGATGAGTTGAATGCCAGAACTGATGCAATTGGATGGATGgtcaaaattttatcacctcaCTACATATCTACCTGTATGCTCAGAAG AAGCAAGTATAACCTAAATGAGTTGTCTCATGATACCGCCATCGAGCTCATTCAAAGTGTTCTCAAGAAAGGAGTGCGCGTGAAAGAG GTGTACGTGGACACGGTGGGTGACCCAGATAAATATCAGAAGAAGCTCAAGATATTGTTTCCTGATCTTGAAATTACTGTTGCTAAAAAAGCTGATGCTACTTATTCCATTGTCAGCGCTGCTAGTATTTGTGCTAAG GTAGCTCGGGATAAGGCGACTCAAAACTGGAAGTTTGCTGAAAAAGTTGAATTGACAGAGGATTATGGATCTGGCTATCCAGGAG ATCCAAAAACAAAAGAGTTTCTAGCAAAGAATGTCGACAGAGTGTTCGGATTCAGTAAGTTAGTAAGATTCAGCTGGTCGACTGCGAGTAAACTCCTTGACGAGAGAGCAGTCCCCGTTCGATG GGCTGATGATGAGGAGGAACCGAGCTCAAAGAAGAGGAAATCAATATCAACATACTTCACAGTAAATACGCCGACGATACAAGTTGTACCACACAGATATTTTAGAGAGCGCCAGCTCGTTTCCTGCACTTCTATCTGA